A DNA window from Pseudomonas antarctica contains the following coding sequences:
- a CDS encoding YbdD/YjiX family protein, translated as MSSRLSRSVKFLREMARLMVGVPDYDNYVKHRTLNYPGEPVMSYEEFFRERQESRYNSRKCATRCC; from the coding sequence ATGTCCAGTAGATTGAGCCGTAGCGTGAAGTTTTTGCGGGAGATGGCCCGGCTGATGGTAGGCGTGCCGGATTATGATAATTACGTAAAGCATCGGACACTCAACTATCCGGGAGAGCCGGTGATGAGTTATGAAGAGTTTTTCAGGGAGCGCCAAGAGTCGCGCTACAACAGCAGAAAGTGTGCGACGCGGTGCTGCTAA